In Primulina huaijiensis isolate GDHJ02 chromosome 6, ASM1229523v2, whole genome shotgun sequence, a single window of DNA contains:
- the LOC140978517 gene encoding uncharacterized protein isoform X2 has translation MEHIWKFNQHIFRLYEVLRLFIRSFTREIYDGQLFVKLRKGFNFPAMDPWGTSDPYVVLQLDCQEVKSKIKWATKEPTWNEEFILNIKQPPMHNLQVAAWDANLVTPHKRMGNAGIDLENICDGNVHEVNLELEGMGGGGKIQLEINYKSFAEIDDGKKWWKIPILMEFLQKNGLEPALKMIAGSETVQVREFVQFAFGQLKSLNDSYTQNGWFSSKKMFGDSNIKRNISSILDNNTKDSANETNQESSHPDKHFWKKLADSVNQNVVQKFGLQIPEKLKWDGFELLDKIGLQSLEIAETGYIESGLATPTNLETASTGTMTGSSNNSLMTLPDIKKVTQDLLRQTDSILGALMVINAAVSKLSQGADLTGKFDVKEDMPVDDKESESLASQPNGLVLDKKEAEEMRELFSTAESAMEAWAMLANALGHQTFIKSEFEKICFLDNASTDTQVAIWRDPRTKRLVIAFRGTEQTRWKDLLTDLMLVPAGLNPERIGGDFKQEVQVHSGFLGAYDSVRTRLISLIKQAIGYRGDSLEMLPKWHIYVTGHSLGGALATLFALELSSSQLSKCGAISVTMYNFGSPRVGNKRFAEIYNEKVKDSWRLVNHRDIIPTVPRLMGYCHVAQPIYLAAGAPRNALEIVDLLEEGYRGDVIGEATPDVLLSEFMRGEKELVEKILNTEISIFRSIRDGSALMQHMEDFYYITLLENVRSNYQIVGGTEPMKDQKLSV, from the exons GACGAAAGAACCCACATGGAATGAGgagtttattttgaatatcaagcAGCCACCAATGCACAATCTTCAG gTTGCAGCTTGGGATGCAAATCTTGTGACACCGCACAAACGCATGGGGAATGCTGGTATTGATTTGGAAAACATATGTGATG GAAATGTACATGAAGTCAATCTCGAGTTGGAAGGAATGGGCGGCGGTGGAAAGATACAACTTGAG ATAAACTACAAAAGTTTTGCTGAAATTGACGATGGAAAAAAATGGTGGAAGATTCCCATTTTAATGGAATTTCTCCAGAAAAATGGTCTTGAACCTGCACTGAAGATGATTGCGGGTTCAGAAACTGTTCAAGTGAGGGAATTTGTGCAGTTTGCCTTTGGACAGCTTAAGTCACTTAATGATTCATATACTCAGAACGGTTGGTTTTCAAGTAAAAAAATGTTTGGTGACTCTAATATCAAGAGAAACATCTCTTCAATTCTGGATAATAATACGAAGGACTCAGCAAATGAGACAAATCAGGAGTCTTCACATCCCGACAAACATTTTTGGAAGAAACTCGCAGATTCTGTCAACCAAAATGTTGTGCAAAAATTTGGTCTTCAGATCCCTGAGAAATTGAAGTGGGATGGTTTTGAGTTATTGGATAAAATTGGCTTGCAGTCACTAGAAATTGCTGAGACAGGTTATATCGAGTCTGGACTTGCAACTCCAACTAATCTGGAGACTGCTAGTACCGGTACTATGACTGGATCCAGTAACAATTCTCTGATGACTTTACCAGATATTAAGAAGGTGACACAAGATTTATTGCGGCAAACAGACTCCATTTTGGGGGCATTGATGGTTATAAATGCTGCAGTTTCTAAATTAAGCCAAGGAGCTGATCTTACAGGAAAGTTTGATGTCAAAGAAGATATGCCAGTGGATGACAAGGAGAGTGAATCGTTAGCAAGTCAGCCAAATGGATTGGTACTGGACAAAAAAGAAGCAGAAGAGATGAGGGAACTTTTCTCAACAGCTGAGAGTGCCATGGAGGCCTGGGCAATGCTAGCCAATGCGTTGGGACATCAGACGTTTATTAAATctgaatttgaaaaaatttgttTCTTGGATAATGCTTCTACAGACACTCAG GTAGCAATTTGGCGAGATCCCAGAACAAAAAGATTGGTTATAGCTTTCAGGGGAACAGAACAA ACGCGCTGGAAGGATCTCCTGACTGATTTGATGCTAGTTCCTGCGGG GCTAAATCCTGAAAGGATAGGTGGTGATTTTAAGCAAGAAGTTCAG GTTCATAGTGGCTTCTTGGGCGCTTATGATTCAGTTAGAACAAGGCTGATCTCGCTTATTAAACAGGCTATTGGCTACCG AGGTGATTCTTTGGAGATGCTCCCAAAATGGCATATATATGTGACTGGACATAGTTTGGGGGGTGCACTGGCTACTCTTTTCGCTCTTGAATTATCGTCAAGTCAATTATCCAA GTGTGGAGCTATTTCTGTGACCATGTATAATTTTGGGTCTCCTAGAGTTGGAAATAAAAGATTTGCTGAAATATACAACGAG AAAGTGAAGGATAGTTGGCGATTGGTAAATCACCGGGACATAATCCCAACAGTTCCACGTTTGATGGGCTACTGCCATGTAGCTCAACCTATATATTTGGCAGCGGGAGCTCCTAGAAATGCATTG GAAATTGTTGATCTTTTGGAGGAAGGATACAGAGGTGATGTTATTGGCGAAGCAACTCCTGATGTTCTTCTCAGTGAATTT ATGAGAGGAGAGAAAGAACTGGTCGAGAAGATATTAAACACAGAGATTAGCATATTCCGATCAATTCGAGATGGAAGTGCTCTCATGCAGCATATGGAGGATTTCTACTACATTACACTGCTAGAG AATGTGAGATCTAACTATCAGATTGTTGGTGGGACAGAACCCATGAAAGATCAAAAGTTATCGGTTTGA